The genomic interval cATTTGAATTCTCTAATATTACCAGACAAAATAGGTTGAATACTATTGAGAAGAATGGTGAGTGCTAAGAGGATTGACATGCCATCCACTTCTTGAAGCACAGAAGTGCTCGAGGTGAAAATGTATGCAAACTGCCGATGGAATATTATTATCAGAATGCAGAACAACAATCCAATTACTGTTGATTGTACCACTGACACTTGTGTTGCAAATTTTGCTGATTTCCCATTTCCTGCACCTAGTTCATTTGCCACCCTTACCCTGCAAATTACTAATTCATTCAACCTTTTTTGTAACCATATCTAAATGCTGTAATATCACTTGAGATAAATAAGTGGTTCAGGTTAGTGTTTGGAATAGTTTTAGTTTCAATCCTCCACACAAAAATTCTTAATTAGATTTTAGTTACTTTCtatattattcttatttttttttttaatatatattaaaataggctaaattacatatgtggtctcttaacttaatttcagttaacgttttagtcatttatcttttttttttctccagatttagtcctttattcctaacaatatcaaataaagtatgaaaatataagtttatttgaagatttgctttacgaatttgatgaaatttgtattatattgaagaatataattaattttatgagttttgattgaatttttttttgaatttttgtataaaaaatgataacgttgttgaaattttaaaatataaaatatcaaattgtcacttaaaattaaaataaaggaccaaatcgaaaaaaaaaaataaaatactaaaacgttaactgaaattaagttaagtaaccacatatgtaatttaaccattaaaatataaagttaacTTTACAAATTCTAACCAGCAaacaaactttaaaaaaattctaactaAAAGATTTATGACTCAAATTCTAACAACCAATTAGTAAGATTTactcattaaaattttaaaaacaaattagagaataaaaaatttctacTATATATACCCTAACTCTACAACTGAACAATCATTCAACATCGATGACCcaacaatcattcaagaattcATCACTTATAGTTTCAAACTTTCAATTGTTGCGATTGATACAGCTAACTTCAAAACTAAATACACAAACAATGATGGTGATATGCTTTGAATTTTCACCAACTTCTTGACCAATCAATAAATTAGTAGGGCAGCATTTAATTTTGAATGCAGACAAAAGTAAGATGGATGTGCATCTCTCCTCGAAGTATATGATCTCTACACTCTTTACTCTAATGAAACCATATTCCAATATATGTGTATGATACAAAATTCAAACCAATATCTAAATGAAACACATTGTTACTCTAATGAAACAACATTCTAATTAATCCATttgatgaattaaataaatggatatCATACCCGGTACCAGCGAAGAAAGCAAGGGGAATCATCATTTCCCACCCATTGATAGTCATACTGCAAAACCAATTAAAGTGCATTTGTTAtagtcttttttttaaataatcattttaaaaaaaatatataattacttttgaatgttttcatttatttgttacagattttttaaaacacaaaaatctaaaaaatagtttaaaaactgtttttttttttaataaacttcttttagtaatttaaaaaaaatcatggtttataattaattatttaaaaataatataaaaaaatctataaattttaaaacactaaaatcaatttttttaagtataatattaattttatttataattgatattatttttttaagttcatCCTTCGAGATATATGATGAATtcatcttcttttctttcttttatcaaAATGTTTTTACACCAAAAACTTACCATACCGACAAGGCATCAACAGCAACAGTGGCATTCTTCAATTGGCCAGTCATAAGTAGCAATATTCTGTAGTACCAATTCTCCAAACTGCACAAATcagatattaattaaaaattccaACCATAAATAATAAACACCAATATATTCCTATCAGCCTTATTAAATTCAAGACATACAAGTTTAAAGTTAAGATGTTACTATCTTATTTAGTAAAGAGAAAAACTAGCTAAACTCTTTCTAACGCTCttcaattttaatatgaatacaaattaaatttaagtgtCACCCACGTaattaattatgtgaaacaATGTAAGTTTCAATAGGAAGAAAGTGTGGGCGAGTGTGCTACAGTATTGCTAaccattattttttttgttaattttggtgaaaaaaatATGGTGTTTGTTTTAAGAGGGTCAACAAAGAGAGAATTTTGGAAAATTGAGTctataatttgatatatattaaatatttaaaagagtctataatttgatatatattaaatatttaaaagagtCTATAACTTGatatgtattaaatattttaataaattattaaaaaaattatattatattttatttatctgattgtttttttaattttttaaaatataaaatatatattaaaagatagtaaaaatatttgatatattagtaTGCAAAAGCAAATTCAAATTTGCACCACTATTAAAAGTAAcgtgtataaattaaattcaaaatttaaattaaatatatcaactttttttaattactttaaagacaaaaaaaacaaatacatcGTTAAGCTTTTAAGGGGAAATAACTCTCAGTTGATTTTGGTGAAATAgagagaataatttaattaaagataaagTTGAGATATGATACCAAAGCATGACTCCAGAAGCAAAAGAGAGTTTGAAGAAATCCCAAAGTCCAGAAAAGGCTTCCATTGAAAAACCATTCCAAGTTAAAGGACATCCACCACAAACAGTGTAACCAAGCATACCAAACACCAAAACCCACCAAGAAACATCCAAAGCAATAGCAGCACCAATAAGTCCAAAATCCCAAACATAAATCAATAGCCAACTAGTGACAACGTTAATCACCAAACCCAACAAAGAAACCCAAGCAATAACAGAGGTTTTGAGCTGGCATTGCAAAAACCTCTGTAAAGGAAACTGAAATGCAAAACTAAAGTGCAAAGGTATAAGCCAAATAGCGACAATACCACTCCACTCTGCCACGTCATCAGGTTGTCCTAGGAATTTTAAAATCGGAGTGGCAAAAATGTAAAATGGTAACAATAGAAAACAACATAGGAATAGAACAATCCATGATCTCTGTAGATAAATTCCTAACATGTTGTATCTTTTTGCCCCAAAAGCTTGTCCGCATAGTGTCTCCAACGCACTTGCCATCCCCAACTATATCAATCACAAACAAACACATCAAAGTCATTTTTCTTGAAATAAGATATGCAAGTGGAAATGGAATTTGATGTGATAATGAAATCTTACAAGAAGGCCGAAATTAAAACCAACGATGACAGCATTAGCAATGGAAATGGAGGCAAGTTGGACGTCACCAAGGTGACCAGCGAAGGCTTGAGTAACGACGTTCATGGTGAAGGAAGCGACGCGGCTGAAAATAGAGGGACCCACAATAAGCCATAGTTTCTTCGTTTCGATCCAAATCTTGTTTCCAAGTCGTTCTTCCTCTTTCGATACTTGTTCTGGCAATAGCGATTCGATTAGAGTGTAACCATCACTCTCTCTATTCATGCTACCCATGATTTAGGAACACTCTACAAATTATAATGAATGTAAGTACAAAATTGTGCAAAaccaattaatatatatatgttaggtGCACAGCTTCAAATCGAATCGGCTTTTAGGGTTGCGCTAACTACCCTTCAAACCTCTTCTAATTTTTCATGGAAAATGTTTCATACATACTTACTTATCCGTCCAATATACATCTTCAGAAAataatgtaattaaattaatatattagtgaagtcacacaaaaaattaaagtattaaataaattgctattaaaatttgatagcaatttttttttccttttcttcttaattttttttaaaatttttcaatttttcctttttatcattttttttctcctatttatgtgtttttattatacttaaaaaaaattaaaaattaacgaGTAACACTCCAGTTTGTCGTGAGTAgagaattattattttaattttttaattatgaaaaaaaaagatacactAACAGTTTAAGTATAATGCTTtggtcattttttttctttttaaatcagtcaattatttttttaaatgtatttatcttttaaaatatgtaaaagtgatttttttgatatttttaattaaaaaatggatCTGTATTCTATAATTATAATGATATACATAGAACAAATATTTGGTAGCttttcaattcatttatttaattaaaggcaatattttagtcatttaagtttattttttccaaTTCACTCCTTTAATTTACATTCATTTGCATCATTAAcatttaagatatattaaattatgaattcaattttttaagtttgaaaattttcttaatattactattataaaGGACCAACGGTGCAAAGataatataacttaaataattaaatcaaaataaaataaacttaaaacaCCTAATCATGAAAtgagttaaacttaaaaattatagaTATAATTTTACCTTAATTTAAATCTATTTGTCACCAAATCGATCTGATTTGATAGAGACGTCAAGTCATCAAGTTTGACCAAGTCAAATAGGTTCATAAAGATTTAGATTGTCCGATCTAATAGGCCATTTGAACTTGTCCTCCCATCGATTATTGGTTAGATTGGTATGAGTTTTTAATACACTTATTCTAGATTATTGCGACTAAAGTGAACTGaaactttaatttttgaaattataatgaaaagaaaatttggtccacaaaattatataatgataaattagtggcaaaatacataatttagtcatttaaattacacaaaaatatcaaatttgttctttaactttttttttttatcaaactagACTTTTATGTTTGCAAATGTTACAATGTTGAACAATTTTTAGTCTAAtctcatttcaatcatttttaactagagattttttagattttactaTGAGTTTTGTTATCAATCAtataaagaacaaaataataaattttcatgaTTTGGATTAAGAAAATTTTACGTTTTAATATGTATTAATATGTATTTCAGTTGAATTTTTTGtggtttaattatttttttaaagttgattGAGGGTTTTTGTTCTTATGATTATTGCAATCAAAACCACTTCAAAATTATACGagtttattgaaaaattgaGAGACTTTCAGATTTTGTTTTTACTCGGTTTTAAATTTGAATCGTCAAtgtaaatatttacaaacattaaagacaaatttgacataaaaaaaaaaaaaaaaactaatatgttATTTTCGTGTAACTTAAAATatcacaaaatatattttatttaaattaatcattaaaattaaaagtcgATAATCAATTCAATTTTTCCTTCATCTAGAGAAGTGCATTTCTGATATaccaaaaaaatatcatattatttagaAATCAAGATTAAAGGTACTCTctgtctcaaaataattttcgcatttgtaaaaaatattagtcCAAAAAATATCgtcattttttatttccaaTACGgcgtttattattattttttcaattatatcctctaattaatataatttatacaacTCTCAAATTTCTTTTGTCAATTTTACAtttattgtaataataatacatCAATAGAGATAAggacaaattaataaaattattattcttctttttatttaatattttttcttaatatacGTAAAATGTTAAATACTAATGAGACAAAGAAAGTAATTTATAAACACCCATTTCCCAAGACTATAACCTTACTAATTTCATATCAATACTTGATTTCAGTTtacaaactcttttttttttattaacaaaaaaaagtgTACAAATTCATCCCTTCAGTCAGCTCTGTTCTTAACTTCTTGGGGTATTGTACAATACAACAAATATACACTAGGATTAAAAACTGAGGCCAAAATAATTCATCACGGTCCAATATTCTTCAAGAATAAGCTTTATTAGGCAATTGAATATACATCCAGTTTCtgtttttacaaataaaatgttttgataaatcaaaaaacaaaactatCTTAAATAGCAAAGTTTTATCATTCAGTTGATACAATACAACATGAATTCATGTTCGTTATTGGTTGGACGTTGCATCCACCTTAACAAGAATCTGCACTTTCCGTATCTACAAACAAGATAACAAGCACATCATTGTTACAAGTCCGGTTATCAATTATCACCAACCAGACaagcaaaaacaaaaactcacCTCTCTTTCCCAATCATATCTCAATGTAATAATGGCCAAGATCAACGTTTGAACCACCGTTCCGCTCATCATTCCGGTCCACATGCCctaatatgtttaattaataaatcagAACATTATCTgcatttataattatgtttacaaaatatttatgtggTAAGATATGATTGAATACAtctgtaaaataaaaatctatacGAGCATTTAGATTGTGAGTTGTGACTGCACTTACAACAATGCCTGAAGGTAGTAGCCAGCCTAGAAGAATCCCGAGAGGTATTCCGACGAAATAGTAACTTCCAATGTTTATGTAAGCAACCACTGCTTGCCGACCAGATCCGACTGCTACACCTGAAAACCAACTGACACCGATAAAAAAGGACAGTGTCggaaattgtaatatttttcaGAAAATTGACATTTGAGTTGAATGCATATAAGTAAACTATTAGATACTTTACCTGAAAGAACTGGTTGAATGCAATTAAGAAGAATGGTAAAAGCTAACAAGAATGCTAATTCATTGACCATTTGGATTACAGATGAACTTGATGTAAAGATCAAAGCAAGCTTCTCATTAAAGGCCACAATTACCAACCAAAAGATCAATCCCACCAATACAGTATTTACCACTGAAACCATTGTCGCAAATTTTGCCGCTTTCGCATTGCCTGCGCCAAGCTCGTTCGCTACTCGCACCCTAAAAGGAGCAATgtgaaatgataaaaaaaaaagagaaatgttGAGATTTTAGACAGTTCTTAAATTTTTGTCCTGTCACAATCTTCAATTGTCAAATTATTTCCAACACTACTACATTAAACTGATGAAAATTCTATTTCTATGATTATTTGCTTGGACGTAATAATGTAGAAATCGTGTTTGATAGTATTTGCCAAACTCGGAACATAACGTGTAATACAACACCTATCAAGACTAGCTGATGCTGCATTGCTGCATCAAAGATGGAATAAAAACACATACTTTTGTTGCAGTTTCCCTAAACCAAGACTAGTGTCTACAATAAAGCATATAGATTTTTGAGAACTTCCGTTTAAACTGAACAAAGTTACTTTCAAAGATACTTATGGAATTTTTCTTCAGCTTCCAAATTTACCTTATAGTTCAAAATATAATCTCTCCATCTTGTCAAATTCAATTAACAAAACTAAGGTTGGTTGTTTATTGAGTATAAAGGTTCTGTTTATGATCATTGATTCTATTTAATGAGTACATCAAAGTTTATGCTACTCTTGTTGCTaccaaaaatataaacttaGCAAGCTTTGAGAAGAATAAAAGGAGACTTACAACCAACAACATACCCAGTTGCAGCCAAAAAACCAAGCGGTATCATTGATTCCCAACCATAAATAGTAACACTGCAAAAAATTCGGCGAAAATCCAATAAATACAGCGAAAGATATGAtcatattaaaagtaaaaaagcaATGGAAGTAAAAAAGTGTAGAANNNNNNNNNNNNNNNNNNNNNNNNNNNNNNNNNNNNNNNNNNNNNNNNNNNNNNNNNNNNNNNNNNNNNNNNNNNNNNNNNNNNNNNNNNNNNNNNNNNNNNNNNNNNNNNNNNNNNNNNNNNNNNNNNNNNNNNNNNNNNNNNNNNNNNNNNNNNNNNNNNNNNNNNNNNNNNNNNNNNNNNNNNNNNNNNNNNNNNNNNNNNNNNNNNNNNNNNNNNNNNNNNNNATTGCCACATCAGAGTTGTACATATAACCAGACATTATAAGCAACATTCTGTAATAGAAGTTCTCTAACCTGAAATGCCACATATAATACCATTTTAAGAATATTAACAATCTCAAATGTAAGTAAAAAGAAGTACATAAAAAGGAAAGAGTAAATACCCAGTATGATCCTTGAAATTGTCGGAATGTACCAATCTAGCCCCCCACGCTATAGTATTCTAAGATGATCCTGAAATCGCAAAATATTAATCAGGTTTGTCCCTCTGTTGGTATTAGCCGCACCATAATGATATTAAGCTGGTAAGACCGATGATGAAGGGATGCATATGATAACAGGTCCCCTGAGAAAGGGGCAAACTTGATTAAAATTTTGCAATTTGAACAATCATTTTGGAACATCAATAATGTTGGGGAGTAGGTTGATACCGTCCTACAATTTTAGGGACCAACCAGGGTAATTACTCGAAAAGGAAAATACTAACGCAAGCATGATCCCAGAAGCGAAAGAGAGTTTAAAGAAATCCCAAAGGCCAGCAAAAGCCTCAACAGAAAACCCAGTCCAAGAGTGAGGACACCCACCAAAGAGTGTATACACAAGCATTCCAATAACTGAGACCCACCAAGAGAAATCAATAGTAAGAGCAATCCCAACAATCCCAATTCTCATCTTATAAACAAAAACCCAACTCACTAACACATGAATCACAAGTGCTCCCCCTGAAACCAAAGCTATAATCGTGGTTTTCAACTGACACTGCAAGAATCTTTGCAATGAGAATTGAAATGGGAAGCTCATGTGAAACGGAATCAACCAAATTGCAACCAATCCCGCTTGCTCCGCAACTGCATCAGGCTGTCCTATGAACTTCAACATGGGTGTGGCAAACACAAACATTGGCAGCAACAAAATCGAAGACAAGAACAGAACAACCCAAGAACGTTGTAAATAAATACCCAACATGTGGTGCTGTCCCGCGCCGTAAGCTTGGCCACAAAGGGTCTCAAGCGCACTAGCCATTCCAAgctacaaaatttaaaaaaaatataaatatctaaCATAACCACGACTATACCATCATTTGGAA from Cicer arietinum cultivar CDC Frontier isolate Library 1 chromosome 5, Cicar.CDCFrontier_v2.0, whole genome shotgun sequence carries:
- the LOC101494285 gene encoding protein DETOXIFICATION 27-like, with protein sequence MENNIPNESETEKHPLIQSTLSKPQVKPNSHSLIQLTCLESKKLWHIAAPSIFTRLAMFSITVVTQSFAGHLNDLDLAAISIACTLLISITFGFLLGMASALETLCGQAYGAGQHHMLGIYLQRSWVVLFLSSILLLPMFVFATPMLKFIGQPDAVAEQAGLVAIWLIPFHMSFPFQFSLQRFLQCQLKTTIIALVSGGALVIHVLVSWVFVYKMRIGIVGIALTIDFSWWVSVIGMLVYTLFGGCPHSWTGFSVEAFAGLWDFFKLSFASGIMLALENFYYRMLLIMSGYMYNSDVAIRRIFCSVTIYGWESMIPLGFLAATGVRVANELGAGNAKAAKFATMVSVVNTVLVGLIFWLVIVAFNEKLALIFTSSSSVIQMVNELAFLLAFTILLNCIQPVLSGVAVGSGRQAVVAYINIGSYYFVGIPLGILLGWLLPSGIVGMWTGMMSGTVVQTLILAIITLRYDWEREIRKVQILVKVDATSNQ
- the LOC101494597 gene encoding protein DETOXIFICATION 27-like, with product MGSMNRESDGYTLIESLLPEQVSKEEERLGNKIWIETKKLWLIVGPSIFSRVASFTMNVVTQAFAGHLGDVQLASISIANAVIVGFNFGLLLGMASALETLCGQAFGAKRYNMLGIYLQRSWIVLFLCCFLLLPFYIFATPILKFLGQPDDVAEWSGIVAIWLIPLHFSFAFQFPLQRFLQCQLKTSVIAWVSLLGLVINVVTSWLLIYVWDFGLIGAAIALDVSWWVLVFGMLGYTVCGGCPLTWNGFSMEAFSGLWDFFKLSFASGVMLCLENWYYRILLLMTGQLKNATVAVDALSVCMTINGWEMMIPLAFFAGTGVRVANELGAGNGKSAKFATQVSVVQSTVIGLLFCILIIIFHRQFAYIFTSSTSVLQEVDGMSILLALTILLNSIQPILSGVAVGSGWQVFVAYINIGCYYLIGLPLGILMGWVFNTGVSGIWGGMILGGTATQTVILIIVTLRCDWEKEAENASSRVNKWSTTNPDDQLQISN